The following proteins are encoded in a genomic region of Sorangiineae bacterium MSr12523:
- a CDS encoding cyclase family protein yields MIRLSLAAALALTACAANSPPEPTRLNAAHVESIALQPGARLVDLSYPYDTTTVYWPTDTSGFVLDKLHWGQTEGGYFYASAKMCSAEHGGTHLDAPIHFAEGRATADKIALERLVAPATVIDISASAAQNRDALLSVRDIEAFERAHGRIEPKTIVLIRTGWSDRWPDRKRYLGDDKPGDASNLHFPGIGEDAARALVARGVAAVGIDTASIDNGPSKTFMTHRILLGADIPAFENVASMKDLPPRGAMVIALPMKIGGGSGGPVRVVAVLPPH; encoded by the coding sequence ATGATCCGACTTTCGCTTGCCGCTGCGCTTGCGCTGACTGCGTGCGCCGCGAATTCACCGCCCGAGCCGACTCGATTGAATGCCGCCCACGTCGAGTCCATTGCATTGCAACCGGGCGCTCGTCTGGTGGACCTTTCGTATCCTTATGACACCACGACGGTCTATTGGCCGACCGATACGAGCGGTTTCGTGCTCGACAAGCTTCATTGGGGCCAAACCGAGGGCGGTTATTTCTATGCATCGGCAAAAATGTGCAGCGCCGAGCATGGTGGAACGCACCTCGACGCGCCGATTCACTTCGCCGAAGGCCGCGCCACGGCGGACAAGATTGCCCTGGAGCGATTGGTTGCCCCAGCAACGGTCATCGACATCTCCGCGTCAGCCGCGCAAAACCGCGACGCCCTGCTGAGCGTCCGCGACATCGAAGCCTTCGAACGCGCCCACGGCCGCATCGAGCCAAAGACCATCGTGCTGATCCGCACCGGCTGGTCCGACCGCTGGCCCGACCGCAAGCGCTACCTCGGCGACGACAAACCGGGCGACGCGTCCAATCTGCACTTCCCCGGCATCGGCGAAGACGCCGCCCGCGCTCTGGTCGCGCGCGGCGTCGCCGCCGTGGGCATCGACACCGCCAGCATCGACAACGGCCCGTCGAAGACATTCATGACCCACCGCATCTTGCTCGGCGCCGACATCCCCGCCTTCGAAAACGTGGCCTCGATGAAAGACCTCCCCCCGCGAGGTGCCATGGTCATCGCATTGCCGATGAAAATCGGGGGTGGCTCCGGCGGCCCCGTAAGAGTCGTGGCCGTCCTTCCACCGCATTAA
- a CDS encoding SDR family NAD(P)-dependent oxidoreductase: protein MQAARDLEGRTFLVTGASAGIGRATVCALAARGGSVVLACRSEEKTQPVLEEIRRLHQASSARADVEFLPIDLGDLASVKRAADTFLASSRPLDVLINNAGIAGATGLSKDGYEIVFATNHLGPFLLTKLLLPKLLEAPQGRVVNVASRAHFRARTIDWGQMSQPVKKIHGYPHYGATKLMNILHAKELANRLAGTRVTTYSLHPGVVASELWREIPWPVANVMKLFFTSNEEGAKTTLYCATAPELSSSSGLYYDGCKEARVSRLARDECLAREVFERSEDAIRTLLPAASAA, encoded by the coding sequence ATGCAAGCTGCACGCGATCTCGAAGGCCGCACCTTTCTGGTGACCGGAGCCAGCGCCGGTATCGGGCGCGCCACGGTGTGTGCGCTCGCAGCGCGAGGTGGCAGCGTGGTGCTGGCTTGCCGTTCGGAAGAGAAGACACAGCCCGTTTTGGAAGAGATTCGGCGTCTGCACCAGGCATCGTCTGCGCGTGCGGACGTCGAGTTTCTCCCCATCGACCTGGGCGATCTCGCTTCCGTGAAGCGCGCGGCGGACACGTTTCTCGCGTCGTCGCGACCGCTCGACGTGCTCATCAACAATGCCGGTATCGCCGGGGCCACCGGGCTCTCGAAGGATGGCTACGAGATCGTCTTCGCCACGAACCACCTAGGCCCATTCCTCCTCACGAAGCTGCTCCTGCCGAAGCTTTTGGAGGCTCCGCAGGGCCGCGTGGTGAACGTGGCCAGCCGCGCGCACTTTCGCGCGAGGACCATCGATTGGGGGCAGATGTCGCAGCCCGTGAAGAAGATTCACGGCTATCCGCATTACGGCGCCACCAAGTTGATGAACATTCTTCACGCGAAGGAACTGGCCAATCGCCTGGCCGGTACGCGCGTGACGACGTATTCGCTTCACCCCGGTGTGGTGGCGTCCGAATTGTGGCGCGAGATCCCGTGGCCCGTCGCCAATGTGATGAAACTCTTCTTCACCTCGAACGAGGAAGGCGCGAAAACGACGCTCTATTGCGCGACCGCGCCGGAGCTTTCGAGTAGCTCGGGACTCTATTACGACGGTTGCAAAGAGGCGCGCGTCAGCCGTCTGGCCCGCGACGAGTGCCTCGCGCGGGAGGTCTTCGAGCGAAGCGAAGACGCCATCCGCACGCTACTACCTGCGGCGTCCGCGGCCTAG
- a CDS encoding multidrug efflux RND transporter permease subunit, with product MFVEFFIRRPVFASVCSLLIVLAGAICIPSLPIAQYPELAPPQVVVTATYTGASAEVLESAVTTPLEQQINGVEGMKYMQSTSTNDGVSTITVTFDVDRDPDLAAVDVQNRVSQATGRLPNEVKVTGVSVKKNSAAFVLGIAFYAENDVYDNVFVSNYVDQYVKDEVKRVKGVGDVPLFGERKYSMRLWLDPARLATRQLTAGDVVRALQDQNVQVAAGQIGQQPAVSGQQFQVSVRAIGRLKDAEEFNDLVVKSTTDGTLVRLRDVGHAELGAEDYSLSAIYRNVPSIGMGVLQLPGANALDVAHNVKAELERLSKSFPPGLKYKVAFDSTPFVEDSIKDVVETLAVAIVLVIATIFLFLATWRSTFIPAITIPVSLVGTFAFVKAFGFTINTLTLFGITLATGLVVDDAIVVIENIERFMREKHMGPREAAGAAMKEVFGAVVATSLVLIAVFVPMAFFPGTTGRIYRQFSVTIAISVAISAFNAITLTPALCALLLRPHGKVNAFFERFERMLDRVKERYGRLLRTALRWRGPVTVAFVISLGVTYWMSRVVPTGFVPEEDQGYFIVAAQTPEGSSLEYTSKVFNKATDVLIQQPEVAGAFAAVGYGFAGNGANKGVMWVMMKPFAERRGEQHSVASVIARTRGQLFGIPEGFVVAFPPPPIQGIGNLGGFQFEVLDRGGSTLQQLAGGTWGLIGAGSKEPQLKGLFSTYSANDPQLVVEVDRGKARAMNVRLDEVFSTLQVFMGSQYVNDFDFSNRSYRVYVQADARFRAQREHLSEFYVRSESGQMIPLGTLINIRETVAPQVISHYNLFRSAEINGTAGDGFSSGQAIEQMEKLAAELPNTMTFQWSGLSLEELEGGKQTTLLFGLGLLVVFLVLAAQYESFALPFIVLLGVPVAVLGALGAQWARGLQNDVFCQVGLVMLIGLSSKNAILIVEFAQQLRERGESIIDAAVVAAQTRLRPILMTSLAFILGGLPLVFASGAGRAARHSLGTAVLGGMIVSTILNLLLIPVLYVLIESVRERRRAPKTESIPPTGGAEPLASPAE from the coding sequence GTGTTCGTCGAATTTTTCATACGCCGTCCGGTATTCGCGAGCGTCTGCTCGCTGCTCATCGTTCTCGCGGGCGCGATCTGCATTCCCTCCCTGCCCATCGCGCAGTACCCCGAGCTCGCCCCGCCGCAGGTGGTGGTGACCGCCACGTACACCGGCGCGAGCGCCGAGGTGCTCGAAAGCGCGGTGACCACCCCGCTGGAGCAGCAGATCAACGGTGTCGAAGGCATGAAGTACATGCAATCGACCAGCACCAACGACGGTGTGAGCACCATCACCGTCACCTTCGACGTCGACCGCGACCCGGACTTGGCCGCCGTCGACGTGCAAAATCGCGTGTCGCAGGCCACGGGCCGATTGCCCAACGAGGTGAAGGTCACCGGCGTCTCGGTGAAGAAGAACTCCGCGGCCTTCGTTCTGGGTATCGCGTTTTACGCGGAGAACGACGTTTACGACAACGTGTTCGTCAGCAATTACGTCGACCAATACGTCAAAGACGAGGTCAAACGCGTCAAGGGCGTGGGCGACGTTCCGCTGTTCGGTGAGCGCAAATACTCGATGCGCCTCTGGCTGGATCCCGCGCGCCTCGCCACGCGGCAGCTGACGGCCGGCGACGTGGTGCGGGCACTGCAAGATCAGAACGTGCAGGTTGCGGCAGGGCAGATTGGCCAGCAGCCGGCGGTGAGCGGTCAGCAATTCCAGGTCAGCGTGCGCGCCATCGGCCGGTTGAAGGATGCCGAGGAGTTCAACGATCTGGTGGTGAAGTCCACCACCGACGGGACACTGGTGCGACTCCGCGACGTCGGCCATGCGGAGCTCGGTGCCGAGGATTACAGCCTCTCGGCCATCTATCGGAACGTGCCCAGCATCGGCATGGGCGTTCTGCAGCTGCCCGGTGCGAACGCGCTGGACGTTGCCCACAACGTGAAGGCCGAGCTCGAGCGGCTGTCCAAGAGCTTCCCGCCCGGCTTGAAGTACAAGGTGGCCTTCGACTCGACGCCATTCGTCGAGGACTCCATCAAGGACGTGGTCGAGACCCTCGCCGTGGCCATCGTGCTGGTCATCGCGACCATCTTCCTCTTCCTGGCCACGTGGCGAAGCACGTTCATCCCGGCCATCACCATTCCGGTGTCGCTGGTGGGCACGTTCGCCTTCGTGAAGGCGTTCGGCTTCACCATCAATACGCTGACGTTGTTCGGCATCACCTTGGCCACGGGCCTCGTGGTCGACGACGCCATCGTGGTCATCGAGAACATCGAGCGGTTCATGCGCGAAAAGCACATGGGCCCGCGCGAGGCCGCCGGCGCCGCCATGAAGGAAGTCTTCGGCGCGGTCGTGGCCACGTCGCTCGTGCTCATCGCGGTGTTCGTGCCCATGGCCTTCTTTCCGGGGACGACCGGCCGCATTTACCGGCAATTCTCGGTGACGATTGCCATCTCGGTGGCCATCTCGGCCTTCAACGCCATCACCTTGACGCCGGCGTTGTGCGCGCTGCTGCTCCGGCCGCACGGCAAGGTCAATGCGTTCTTCGAGCGCTTCGAGCGCATGCTCGATCGCGTCAAAGAGCGTTACGGCCGTCTTCTGCGCACGGCCCTGCGCTGGCGCGGGCCGGTGACGGTGGCCTTCGTGATCTCGCTCGGCGTGACGTACTGGATGAGTCGCGTGGTTCCGACCGGGTTCGTGCCGGAAGAGGACCAGGGCTACTTCATCGTGGCCGCCCAGACGCCCGAGGGTTCGTCGCTCGAGTACACGAGCAAGGTGTTCAACAAGGCGACGGATGTTCTCATTCAGCAGCCCGAGGTGGCTGGAGCCTTCGCCGCCGTCGGATACGGCTTCGCCGGCAACGGCGCGAACAAAGGCGTCATGTGGGTCATGATGAAGCCGTTCGCCGAGCGTCGCGGGGAGCAGCACTCGGTGGCCTCGGTCATCGCCCGCACGCGCGGACAACTGTTCGGGATCCCCGAAGGCTTCGTCGTGGCCTTCCCACCCCCGCCGATTCAAGGCATCGGCAACCTCGGTGGTTTCCAATTCGAGGTGCTCGATCGCGGTGGGTCCACCTTGCAGCAGCTCGCCGGCGGGACGTGGGGTCTCATCGGTGCAGGCAGCAAGGAGCCGCAGCTCAAAGGTCTGTTCTCGACTTACAGCGCCAACGATCCGCAGCTGGTGGTGGAGGTCGACCGCGGCAAGGCGCGTGCGATGAACGTGCGCCTCGACGAGGTGTTCAGCACGTTGCAAGTCTTCATGGGCTCGCAATACGTGAACGACTTCGACTTCTCGAACCGTTCCTACCGCGTGTACGTGCAAGCGGACGCTCGCTTCCGCGCACAACGCGAGCACTTGAGCGAGTTCTACGTGCGCTCCGAGTCAGGGCAGATGATTCCGCTCGGAACATTGATCAACATTCGTGAGACCGTCGCCCCGCAGGTCATCAGCCATTACAATCTGTTCCGCTCGGCGGAGATCAACGGAACGGCGGGCGATGGTTTCAGCAGCGGGCAGGCCATCGAGCAGATGGAAAAGCTCGCGGCGGAGTTGCCCAACACGATGACCTTCCAGTGGTCGGGTCTATCGCTCGAGGAGCTCGAGGGCGGAAAGCAGACGACATTGCTCTTCGGTCTGGGTTTGCTCGTCGTGTTCCTGGTTCTGGCGGCGCAATACGAGAGCTTTGCGCTTCCGTTCATCGTCTTGCTCGGCGTCCCCGTCGCCGTCCTCGGCGCCCTCGGCGCCCAGTGGGCACGAGGGCTCCAGAATGACGTGTTCTGCCAGGTCGGACTCGTGATGCTCATCGGGCTATCGAGCAAGAACGCGATTCTGATCGTCGAATTCGCACAGCAACTGCGCGAGCGCGGAGAATCGATCATCGACGCCGCGGTGGTGGCCGCGCAGACCCGTCTGCGCCCCATCCTCATGACGTCCCTCGCCTTCATCCTCGGCGGCCTTCCCCTGGTCTTCGCCAGCGGCGCCGGCCGCGCCGCCCGCCACTCCCTCGGCACCGCGGTCCTCGGAGGCATGATCGTCTCGACGATCCTGAACCTGCTGCTCATCCCAGTGCTCTACGTACTGATCGAGAGCGTACGCGAACGCCGCAGAGCACCCAAAACCGAGTCCATCCCCCCCACAGGCGGAGCGGAACCCCTCGCAAGCCCGGCAGAGTAA
- a CDS encoding acyltransferase, with product MRFESYLRTTRFASLDGLRCLSILPVIWHHATPRPLEGILGRGPFGVDLFFAISGFLITTLLLREGEGISLKNFYVRRALRIFPLYYAVLGLYALRGWLLLPDSPLRNHFLRNLPFYSTYTSNWFVDFDVPHAIVFGFSWSLAVEEQFYLVWPWVVRKRGPLHLPAVFMLGCIVLDYALEHGHLAAYIDSAGLGHRMLTSIATPICLGAVVAYVLHFRKSFSAADTMLGRRCSAPILLLALAGLLAADGTPLFVIHIVMALLVASVCIRGDHGLAKLLDIPMLRLVGVVSYGMYLFHVSVITGVKWLLPDAWRLAPVLFVLATCITFAIAWASYRFFEMPFLGLKNRFRS from the coding sequence GTGCGCTTCGAGAGCTACCTTCGCACCACGCGCTTCGCCTCGCTGGACGGGCTGCGCTGCCTGAGCATTCTCCCGGTCATCTGGCACCACGCGACGCCGCGACCGCTGGAGGGCATCTTGGGGCGCGGCCCCTTCGGCGTGGACCTCTTTTTCGCGATCAGCGGCTTTCTCATCACCACGTTGCTGCTTCGCGAGGGCGAAGGCATCTCGCTGAAGAACTTTTACGTGCGCCGCGCCCTGCGCATCTTCCCCCTCTATTACGCCGTGCTCGGGCTCTACGCGCTGCGCGGCTGGCTCCTTCTTCCGGATTCGCCGCTCCGGAATCACTTTTTACGCAACTTGCCGTTCTATTCGACCTACACGTCGAATTGGTTCGTTGATTTCGACGTGCCGCACGCGATTGTGTTCGGCTTTTCGTGGTCGCTGGCCGTTGAAGAGCAATTTTATCTGGTTTGGCCGTGGGTCGTGCGAAAGCGTGGCCCGCTGCACCTTCCCGCGGTGTTCATGCTGGGGTGCATTGTGCTGGATTACGCGCTGGAACACGGGCATCTTGCCGCATACATCGATTCCGCGGGCCTTGGGCATCGCATGCTGACCAGCATTGCGACACCCATTTGCCTCGGCGCGGTGGTGGCTTATGTACTTCATTTCCGGAAGAGCTTCTCGGCGGCGGATACGATGTTAGGTCGACGATGCAGTGCGCCGATCCTTCTTTTGGCGCTGGCTGGGCTGCTCGCGGCGGATGGGACACCGCTTTTCGTGATTCATATCGTGATGGCCCTTTTGGTCGCATCGGTGTGCATTCGAGGCGACCATGGCCTGGCGAAGCTCTTGGACATTCCGATGTTGCGGCTGGTCGGCGTGGTCAGTTATGGAATGTACCTCTTTCATGTCTCGGTGATTACCGGGGTCAAATGGCTGCTGCCTGACGCATGGCGTTTGGCGCCGGTCCTTTTCGTCCTGGCGACCTGCATCACGTTTGCAATCGCCTGGGCCTCGTACCGGTTTTTCGAAATGCCATTCCTTGGTTTGAAAAATCGATTCCGTTCCTGA
- a CDS encoding EVE domain-containing protein, with protein MSAWLIKSEPSVYPFSKLVSDKKTVWDGVRNFEARNNLRKMKKGDICLFYHSNEGKAVVGIARVVKEAYSDPSSDDGEDWSVVEVAPVKELSEPVTLERIKAHPDLSDMALVRRSRLSVTPVTEAELRVILREGKTKL; from the coding sequence ATGAGTGCCTGGCTGATAAAAAGTGAGCCGTCGGTCTATCCGTTTTCGAAGCTCGTCTCGGACAAGAAAACGGTGTGGGACGGCGTCCGCAACTTCGAAGCGCGCAACAACCTGCGCAAGATGAAGAAGGGCGATATCTGCCTTTTTTACCACTCGAACGAGGGCAAGGCGGTGGTGGGCATCGCGCGCGTGGTCAAGGAGGCGTACTCCGATCCGAGCAGCGACGACGGTGAGGACTGGAGCGTGGTCGAGGTCGCCCCCGTCAAAGAGCTGAGTGAGCCGGTCACGCTCGAGCGCATCAAGGCGCATCCCGACCTTTCCGACATGGCGCTGGTGCGGCGCTCGCGTCTTTCCGTCACGCCGGTGACCGAGGCCGAGCTTCGCGTGATCTTACGCGAAGGTAAGACCAAGCTTTAG
- a CDS encoding acyl-CoA thioesterase, with the protein MQNFQVPYRSVQRVYFDDLDALNLLHNVKFVLFMERARGAFIHSRGFRWEDDLAVNPDKFHVIAAHEIRYLKPVRGECELVVEITPTHLGTTSFIVEAQVKALHGPILHATGTTRLVRLDPATHTPCPWSDRFRAAMEPLIVTKSP; encoded by the coding sequence GTGCAAAATTTCCAGGTGCCGTATCGGTCGGTTCAGCGTGTCTATTTTGACGATTTGGATGCGCTCAATCTGCTGCACAACGTCAAGTTCGTGCTCTTCATGGAGCGGGCCCGCGGGGCGTTCATCCATTCGCGCGGCTTTCGCTGGGAGGACGACTTGGCGGTCAATCCGGACAAGTTTCATGTCATCGCGGCCCATGAGATTCGGTATCTGAAGCCGGTGCGCGGGGAATGCGAGCTGGTCGTCGAGATTACCCCGACGCACCTTGGCACCACGTCGTTCATCGTAGAGGCGCAGGTGAAAGCCCTGCACGGGCCCATTTTGCATGCCACGGGCACGACGCGGCTCGTGCGGCTCGATCCGGCGACGCACACACCGTGTCCTTGGAGCGACCGGTTCCGCGCGGCCATGGAGCCGCTGATCGTGACCAAGAGTCCATAG
- a CDS encoding helix-turn-helix transcriptional regulator: protein MLDRIGDRWSVICILHLGEHEVLRFTELRRLISGISQRMLTVTLRDLERDGFVARKVKPVIPPHVEYRLTPLGRALMENVRSLCQWANDHQEAVRRARESYDARALQDVSS from the coding sequence GTGCTCGACCGCATTGGCGATCGATGGAGCGTGATCTGCATCCTTCACTTGGGCGAGCACGAGGTGCTTCGCTTCACCGAGTTGAGGCGATTGATCAGCGGCATCTCGCAGCGGATGCTCACGGTAACCTTGCGGGATCTCGAGCGTGACGGCTTCGTCGCGCGCAAGGTCAAGCCGGTGATCCCGCCGCACGTTGAATATCGGCTTACGCCGCTGGGCCGCGCCCTCATGGAAAACGTGCGGTCGCTCTGCCAATGGGCGAACGACCACCAGGAGGCCGTACGGCGCGCGCGCGAGTCCTACGATGCGCGCGCGCTCCAAGACGTTTCGAGTTAG
- a CDS encoding efflux RND transporter periplasmic adaptor subunit has translation MIEWKSVGLIGAMLAIAGCAKGEAAPQGGGVPVKVQTAVLADTDETSEFVAEVKSRNSVELRPQVEGHVSKILVQSGAAVTAGAQLLQIDPQKQQAAFTSAAAASGSAEAELSRARSTLAALESTRDARRAALRLAETEQKRSASLLASNTISQQAFDQSQTALDQAKGDFDSAAQQVAAQKSAIASLESGRAQAQASAQVQRAELKYYNIAAPFNGTVGDIPVKIGDFVTPQTLLTTLDDPKMPLEAYISVPVEQQSRLKLDLPVRLVDADSKLLSKGAISFIAPRVDSASQTVLVKARIDDASQLRTQQLLRARIVWKSTPQVSIPTTSLSRQSGLTFVYVLNDANPPAVAQRPVKLGSTTGNDVVVLDGVKPGERFVTAGIQKLRDGAPVTPEAPTAERAADAK, from the coding sequence ATGATCGAGTGGAAGAGCGTTGGATTGATTGGGGCAATGTTGGCGATTGCCGGCTGCGCGAAGGGCGAAGCCGCGCCTCAAGGAGGAGGAGTTCCGGTCAAGGTCCAGACTGCCGTCTTGGCCGACACCGATGAAACGTCGGAGTTCGTCGCGGAGGTCAAATCGCGGAACTCGGTGGAGTTGCGGCCCCAGGTCGAGGGGCACGTTTCCAAAATTCTCGTTCAATCTGGAGCCGCCGTGACCGCAGGCGCGCAGCTTTTGCAGATTGATCCGCAAAAGCAGCAAGCCGCCTTTACCAGCGCGGCCGCAGCGTCGGGCTCGGCGGAAGCCGAATTGTCGCGCGCCCGCTCCACCTTGGCCGCATTGGAGTCGACGCGCGATGCACGGCGCGCCGCACTTCGCTTGGCGGAAACGGAGCAAAAGCGATCGGCATCGCTGCTCGCGTCCAATACGATTTCGCAACAGGCCTTCGATCAATCGCAAACGGCGCTCGATCAGGCCAAAGGCGACTTCGATTCGGCCGCGCAACAAGTGGCCGCGCAAAAGTCGGCCATCGCCAGCTTGGAAAGTGGACGCGCGCAGGCGCAAGCCAGTGCGCAGGTGCAACGCGCGGAACTCAAGTACTACAACATCGCGGCTCCGTTCAACGGCACCGTGGGTGACATTCCGGTGAAGATTGGCGACTTCGTTACGCCGCAAACTTTGCTGACCACCCTCGACGACCCGAAGATGCCGCTGGAAGCATACATCTCGGTGCCCGTGGAGCAGCAATCGCGATTGAAGCTCGATTTGCCCGTTCGTCTCGTCGATGCCGATTCCAAGCTTCTTTCGAAGGGTGCGATTTCCTTCATCGCTCCGCGGGTCGATTCGGCGTCGCAGACCGTGCTGGTCAAAGCCCGCATCGACGATGCCTCGCAGCTGCGCACGCAGCAACTTTTGCGCGCGCGCATCGTGTGGAAATCGACACCGCAGGTGAGCATTCCCACGACGTCGCTCTCGCGGCAGAGCGGGCTCACCTTCGTCTATGTTCTCAATGATGCCAATCCGCCTGCGGTGGCGCAGCGCCCGGTCAAGCTGGGCTCGACCACTGGCAATGACGTGGTCGTGCTCGACGGCGTGAAGCCGGGCGAGCGCTTCGTCACGGCGGGCATTCAAAAGCTCCGCGATGGAGCCCCCGTCACGCCGGAAGCGCCGACTGCTGAACGAGCCGCGGACGCGAAATAA
- the cysK gene encoding cysteine synthase A, producing MALVEARRIDTENGENGGPRFRGAVSEAIGRTPLIELRRLGAGLPGRIAIKLESRNPSGSVKDRVAAALLDDAEQRGLLVPGSTIVAPTSSNTGIAMAHIAAARGYKLRLTIPSDWANERIALLLYLGTDVVVTPGGDMHGARERAKALVQASPGAVLIDQFVSPANPEIHRRTTAQEIWEDSLGQVDAFVAGVGTGGTITGVGLGLRSRKRVELVAVEPKGSPVLSGGVAGKHAIQGIGAGFVPPLLRRDLIDDVITVSDDEAFAHAHRLALEEGILAGVSSGASIAAALALAAQKRMAGKLIVTIVCDSGERYVSTPRAEARPSRGGRR from the coding sequence ATGGCGCTGGTCGAAGCTCGAAGAATTGACACGGAGAACGGGGAAAACGGGGGTCCTCGCTTTCGCGGTGCGGTGAGCGAGGCCATCGGGCGCACGCCCCTCATCGAGTTGAGGCGGCTTGGCGCCGGTCTGCCTGGACGGATCGCCATTAAACTAGAATCACGCAACCCGAGCGGGAGCGTAAAGGATCGGGTCGCCGCAGCCCTCCTCGACGATGCGGAGCAGCGCGGATTGCTCGTGCCGGGCAGCACCATCGTGGCGCCCACGAGCAGCAACACGGGCATCGCCATGGCCCACATCGCGGCCGCGCGCGGCTACAAGCTGCGCCTCACCATCCCGAGCGACTGGGCCAACGAGCGCATCGCGCTGCTCCTCTACTTGGGCACCGACGTGGTGGTGACCCCTGGAGGAGACATGCACGGCGCCCGCGAACGCGCCAAGGCGCTCGTGCAGGCTTCCCCGGGTGCAGTCCTCATCGATCAATTCGTCTCGCCGGCGAACCCCGAGATCCATCGCCGGACGACGGCCCAGGAAATCTGGGAAGACAGCCTCGGCCAGGTCGATGCGTTCGTGGCCGGCGTGGGTACGGGCGGCACCATCACGGGTGTCGGTCTGGGCCTTCGCAGCCGCAAACGCGTCGAGCTCGTGGCCGTCGAGCCCAAAGGCTCGCCCGTGCTCTCCGGCGGCGTGGCCGGCAAACACGCCATTCAAGGTATCGGCGCGGGATTCGTCCCGCCGCTCTTACGGCGCGACCTCATCGACGACGTCATCACCGTGTCGGACGACGAGGCGTTCGCCCATGCCCATCGCTTGGCGCTCGAAGAGGGAATCCTCGCGGGCGTATCTTCTGGAGCTTCCATCGCTGCGGCGCTCGCCCTCGCCGCGCAAAAGCGCATGGCCGGAAAGCTCATCGTCACGATCGTGTGCGATTCGGGCGAACGGTACGTCTCAACACCGCGCGCCGAAGCGCGCCCTTCCCGTGGAGGAAGACGATGA
- a CDS encoding DUF2325 domain-containing protein — MIKKPRVVFVGGVERVERSLRASGEELGVDVDVHAGHMQGNAGTRLAALVRRADLVVLVTGVNSHNAVQTAKKEAARNGKPLQIMKFCGAAVARALLAEVARGAATAA; from the coding sequence ATGATCAAGAAACCTAGGGTCGTATTCGTAGGCGGCGTCGAACGGGTGGAACGTTCCCTTCGCGCATCGGGTGAAGAACTCGGCGTGGACGTCGACGTTCACGCCGGCCACATGCAAGGCAACGCCGGCACCCGCCTGGCCGCACTCGTCCGACGAGCCGATCTCGTCGTGCTCGTGACGGGGGTCAACAGCCACAACGCCGTGCAAACTGCGAAAAAAGAAGCGGCCCGCAATGGCAAACCGCTCCAGATCATGAAGTTCTGTGGCGCTGCCGTCGCCCGCGCCTTGCTCGCGGAAGTCGCCCGCGGCGCTGCCACGGCGGCCTAG